The Planococcus liqunii genome includes a region encoding these proteins:
- a CDS encoding ABC transporter ATP-binding protein, with protein MKGEVLLQVNNLKKYYEIPQGMFKKKVVVRAVDDVSFTINKGETFALVGESGCGKSTTGRTILRLTEPTAGEVFYEGQNILDLSYRDMRSLRSQLQMIFQDPYASLNPKKTIRQILMEPLRIHRNFTEEERLEKILRILHIVGLPKSYLDRYPHEFSGGQRQRIGIARAVILQPDFIIADEPVSALDVSVQSQVINLLLDLQKEFDLTYLFISHDLSVIEHMTDKVAVMYLGKIVEVADTEELFKAPKHPYTQALMSAVPVSHPREVKERIILTGDVPSPANPPSGCTFHTRCPFAMDICKKEFPKAVDFGNGHTANCHLYIKSEEEPNHVAYHTHA; from the coding sequence ATGAAAGGCGAAGTGCTGCTGCAAGTCAATAATTTAAAGAAGTACTACGAAATCCCGCAAGGCATGTTCAAGAAAAAAGTCGTCGTCCGCGCTGTCGATGACGTCAGCTTCACCATCAACAAAGGCGAGACTTTCGCTTTGGTAGGCGAGTCGGGCTGTGGCAAATCGACAACGGGGCGCACGATTCTCCGCTTGACGGAACCGACGGCAGGCGAAGTGTTCTATGAAGGCCAGAACATCTTGGATTTGTCTTACCGGGATATGCGCAGTCTGCGGAGCCAACTGCAGATGATTTTTCAGGATCCGTATGCCTCGCTGAATCCGAAAAAGACCATCCGGCAGATCTTGATGGAGCCACTCCGCATCCATCGCAATTTCACAGAAGAGGAGCGGCTCGAGAAAATCCTGCGTATTCTCCATATCGTCGGACTGCCCAAATCCTATCTTGACCGCTACCCGCATGAATTCTCGGGCGGACAGCGCCAGCGCATCGGAATCGCGCGGGCAGTCATCCTGCAGCCGGACTTCATCATCGCCGATGAACCCGTATCGGCGCTTGACGTCTCGGTGCAGTCGCAAGTCATCAATCTACTGCTCGACCTGCAAAAAGAGTTTGACCTGACCTACCTGTTCATCTCGCACGATTTGAGCGTCATCGAGCACATGACCGACAAAGTGGCGGTCATGTACCTCGGGAAAATTGTCGAAGTGGCGGATACAGAAGAATTGTTCAAAGCACCAAAGCACCCGTATACCCAGGCTTTGATGTCTGCCGTCCCGGTGTCCCACCCGCGGGAAGTCAAAGAACGCATCATCCTGACGGGTGATGTGCCAAGTCCGGCCAACCCGCCGTCCGGCTGCACGTTCCATACCCGCTGCCCGTTCGCGATGGACATCTGCAAAAAGGAATTCCCGAAAGCGGTAGACTTTGGCAATGGCCACACGGCGAATTGCCATCTCTATATAAAATCAGAGGAGGAACCTAATCATGTTGCTTACCATACCCATGCATGA
- a CDS encoding nucleoside permease: protein MTIKSRLKIMIFLQFFIWGSWLVTLGSYMINTLGFSGGQVGTIYGASGLASLFMPSLIGIIADRWMKANRLYGICHLIGAIFLLIAAQVSDPTVMFWVMFFNAVVFVPTISLSYTISYIGLEKAGLNTTKEFPAVRVYGTVSFIFAMWLISLGGFELSNMQLYIAAGAGIFLALFSLVLPDCPTSNDKVNKSWTSRLGLDAFVLFKQKKMAVFFLFAMLIGAALQINLAFANPFLHDFGLNPAYEDSLAVKYPSILLSIGQFSEVIFILAIPFFLQKFGIKTVMLLSMAAWTLRFVLLGFGDPTGFGFLLLLASMIVYGVAFDFFNISGSMFVDKEVDRRIRGSAQGLFMTMVNGLGAYLGAVISGQVVDYFTVDGIKDWQSIWLVFGAYTLILGVLFAISFKYKNNPDSVERADEAAQSV from the coding sequence ATGACTATAAAATCTCGGCTCAAAATTATGATCTTTCTCCAGTTTTTCATCTGGGGAAGCTGGCTCGTGACCCTTGGCTCGTATATGATCAACACCTTAGGTTTTTCCGGCGGACAAGTCGGGACCATTTACGGCGCATCCGGACTGGCATCACTTTTCATGCCGAGCCTGATCGGCATTATCGCTGACCGGTGGATGAAAGCGAATAGGCTGTATGGCATTTGTCATTTGATCGGCGCGATTTTCTTGCTTATAGCCGCACAAGTTTCGGACCCGACGGTTATGTTTTGGGTGATGTTCTTTAACGCGGTGGTTTTCGTACCGACGATTTCCTTGTCGTATACCATTTCTTATATTGGGTTGGAAAAAGCAGGGCTTAATACAACGAAAGAATTCCCGGCTGTCCGTGTATATGGAACCGTCAGTTTCATTTTTGCCATGTGGCTCATCAGTCTTGGCGGATTTGAGCTGAGCAATATGCAGTTGTACATTGCTGCAGGGGCTGGCATTTTTCTGGCACTCTTTTCATTGGTTCTGCCGGATTGCCCGACATCAAATGATAAGGTGAACAAGTCGTGGACAAGCCGTTTGGGACTCGACGCTTTTGTCCTGTTCAAGCAAAAGAAAATGGCCGTCTTTTTCTTGTTTGCCATGCTGATCGGTGCGGCACTACAGATCAACTTGGCGTTTGCCAACCCGTTTCTTCATGATTTTGGGCTGAATCCTGCTTATGAAGATAGTCTGGCTGTGAAATATCCATCGATTTTATTATCCATTGGACAATTTTCAGAAGTCATCTTCATCCTGGCCATCCCGTTTTTCCTGCAGAAATTCGGAATTAAAACGGTCATGTTGCTGAGTATGGCGGCCTGGACCCTCCGTTTTGTACTATTAGGTTTCGGAGACCCGACTGGCTTTGGATTCCTCTTATTGCTGGCATCGATGATCGTATACGGGGTAGCGTTTGACTTCTTTAACATTTCCGGATCGATGTTTGTAGATAAAGAAGTGGACCGCCGGATTCGCGGCAGTGCCCAGGGCTTATTCATGACCATGGTGAACGGACTTGGGGCTTATTTGGGCGCTGTGATCAGCGGACAGGTAGTGGATTATTTTACGGTGGACGGCATAAAAGACTGGCAAAGCATCTGGTTGGTTTTCGGAGCCTATACCCTTATTCTTGGCGTCTTGTTTGCCATCAGTTTCAAGTATAAAAACAATCCCGATTCAGTGGAGCGTGCAGATGAAGCTGCACAATCTGTGTGA
- a CDS encoding M24 family metallopeptidase yields the protein MLLTIPMHEFKERQNKFFEKMDEKNVDAAVLFAVTDIFYLTGFHFHPTERPIGLFVDPDKKVHIFLPQLEHEHAEEYSVVDHVHSYPEYPGIKHPMEYFKQLLKEYGVEGKTVGYDAIGYGSSQGYRGPSVDKLIDVKEFVSLAGVIEEFRFVKSDSEIELIKESCRWGNLAHRLLQKYTKEGLSEIEITSKASMEATMAMIETLGPDYKPHGQTAYAIFRGQIGPESAFPHAVTQNAILQKGDTLVTGAAADVFGYKSELERTMFVGEYTKDQEKYFNYMYEAQDVAFDAIKAGTSYASVEQQVQNYFKEQGITELTRHHTGHNIGLLGHEAPFFDLGDDTEIKAGMVVTVEPGIYVPGLGGFRHSDTVLVTEDGIEMLTYYPRDLASLIC from the coding sequence ATGTTGCTTACCATACCCATGCATGAATTCAAGGAACGCCAGAACAAATTTTTCGAGAAAATGGATGAGAAAAATGTAGACGCCGCGGTGTTGTTCGCCGTCACCGACATCTTCTACCTGACCGGATTCCACTTCCACCCGACAGAGCGGCCAATCGGCTTGTTTGTCGACCCGGACAAGAAAGTACATATCTTCCTGCCGCAGCTCGAGCACGAGCACGCCGAGGAGTACAGCGTCGTCGACCACGTCCATTCCTACCCGGAATATCCGGGCATCAAGCACCCGATGGAATATTTCAAGCAACTCTTGAAAGAATACGGCGTTGAAGGGAAGACAGTCGGCTACGACGCCATCGGCTACGGGTCGTCGCAGGGCTACCGCGGACCATCGGTCGACAAACTGATCGACGTCAAAGAATTTGTCAGCCTGGCCGGCGTCATCGAGGAATTCCGCTTCGTGAAATCGGACAGTGAAATTGAACTCATTAAAGAATCTTGCCGCTGGGGCAACCTGGCGCACCGCCTGCTCCAGAAATACACGAAAGAAGGATTAAGCGAAATCGAAATCACCAGCAAAGCGTCTATGGAAGCGACAATGGCGATGATCGAAACGCTCGGGCCGGATTACAAGCCACATGGTCAAACCGCCTACGCCATCTTCCGCGGCCAGATCGGACCGGAATCAGCCTTCCCGCACGCCGTGACCCAAAACGCTATCCTGCAAAAAGGGGACACCTTGGTAACCGGAGCCGCCGCCGATGTTTTCGGCTATAAGAGCGAACTCGAACGCACGATGTTCGTCGGGGAATACACAAAAGACCAGGAGAAATACTTCAATTATATGTACGAAGCACAAGACGTCGCCTTCGATGCGATCAAGGCAGGCACGAGCTACGCATCCGTCGAACAGCAAGTCCAGAATTACTTCAAGGAACAAGGCATCACCGAACTCACTCGCCACCATACGGGGCATAACATCGGTCTCCTCGGCCACGAAGCGCCGTTCTTCGACCTCGGAGACGACACGGAAATCAAAGCCGGCATGGTCGTCACGGTCGAACCGGGCATCTACGTACCAGGCCTCGGCGGCTTCCGCCATTCCGACACGGTGCTCGTGACGGAAGACGGCATTGAGATGCTGACGTATTATCCACGAGATTTGGCGTCGCTTATTTGTTGA
- a CDS encoding (deoxy)nucleoside triphosphate pyrophosphohydrolase — MKKNIHVVGAVITDNDKILCAQRGTEKALPGLWEFPGGKIEQNESPQQALQREIQEEMHCEIEIGEQVEHTVHEYDFGIVHLTTFYCTLLKGEPVLTEHIAIKWLKSDELNQLEWAPADIPAIEKIARTFVNQN; from the coding sequence ATGAAGAAAAACATCCATGTAGTAGGAGCAGTCATCACAGACAACGACAAAATTCTTTGCGCACAGCGAGGAACAGAAAAAGCCTTGCCGGGACTATGGGAATTCCCGGGTGGCAAGATCGAACAAAACGAATCACCTCAACAAGCGCTACAGCGTGAAATTCAAGAAGAAATGCATTGCGAAATTGAGATCGGCGAACAAGTAGAACACACCGTCCACGAATACGATTTCGGCATTGTGCATTTAACAACGTTTTACTGCACGCTTCTAAAAGGTGAACCGGTCTTAACAGAGCATATTGCGATCAAGTGGTTAAAATCGGACGAATTAAATCAATTGGAATGGGCGCCAGCCGACATTCCAGCGATTGAAAAAATTGCACGGACCTTTGTGAATCAAAACTAA
- a CDS encoding nucleoside triphosphate pyrophosphohydrolase has translation MPIYNKLVRDRIPEVIEKTGKELSSRILEEKEYEIELKKKLSEELAEYKEAKTNEEAVEELADILELLYAATKIHGSSFEGLEKIRRAKAEKRGGFEKRIFLIEVEDD, from the coding sequence ATGCCGATTTATAACAAGCTAGTACGTGATCGTATACCTGAAGTAATTGAAAAGACGGGAAAAGAATTATCGTCTCGTATTCTTGAGGAAAAGGAATATGAAATTGAGTTAAAAAAGAAATTAAGCGAAGAACTCGCAGAATACAAAGAAGCAAAAACCAATGAAGAAGCAGTAGAGGAATTAGCGGATATACTTGAACTTCTCTACGCAGCTACAAAAATCCATGGTTCTTCTTTTGAAGGCCTTGAAAAAATTCGTAGGGCAAAAGCAGAAAAACGTGGAGGCTTCGAAAAGCGCATCTTCTTAATTGAGGTTGAAGATGACTAA
- a CDS encoding DUF3427 domain-containing protein — MNLLQNLQESLYKGFIDQTQHSGERFKPTLLVNNTNENVLNALLEELDHCQSFLFSVAFLTESGLATLKSHFLDLERKGIKGRILTSTFLNFNQPKVFKELLKITNVEVRLANKKGFHSKGYIFNHETHHSLIVGSSNLTANALKVNYEWNVKLTSLENGEIVNHFNDQFEEVWDTAIPLTEEWIEHYASSYVPPANNREVSLVTDFPGVYETNAIEEALKIKPNKMQQAALQKIQLVREAGHDKGLVISATGTGKTYLSAFDVRSFAPKRMLFIVHREQILQKAKSDFLQILGGAEEDFGILSGSSRQTDARYLFATIQTISKEETLRQFDPEAFDYILIDEVHKAGAKSYQKVIDYFQPQFLMGMTATPERTDDFNIYELFDYNIAYEIRLQEALEEDMLCPFHYFGVTDIEYEEGVIDEMTAFSKLVTEERVEHILEKIHYYGHSGDGVRGLMFCSRKDEAEKLSIELNKRGLRTIALTGDHSQEERIRQVDRLENGLLDYILTVDIFNEGIDIPSVNQVVMLRQTQSSIIFIQQLGRGLRKHGSKEFVTIIDFIGNYKNNYLIPVALSGDRSQNKDNIRRHMKDTSYIKGVSTVNFEEIAKNRVFNAIKRSNLTDMKLLRDAYNELKNRIGEIPKLQDFIIHNSLDPLVIVQKYVNYYRFLLKLKEIEPVLSPYEDQVITMLSQEILNGKRKHEVLLLHLLLNEGSISRESYFEKLELQGCTTNKETFKSVERILNLSFYTEAMQKKYGNKPLVLFEAEDALSFNREIREHLNVNPRFREMLQDIVSSAVLLSEQYSCEKPLTLYKKYTRKDACRLLNWSNDESSTIYGYKTKHGTCPIFVTYHKHDEVESSVAYTEGFINPEVFKWSTRSNRTLASEEVIKIINAKEQGIDLHLFVKKDDDEGGDFYYVGEVVPDKNMIEQSTMEDKNGKEIPVVHMNMLLEKGLENKLYHYITSEED, encoded by the coding sequence ATGAATTTACTGCAGAATTTACAAGAATCCTTATACAAAGGGTTTATCGATCAAACCCAACACAGTGGAGAGCGATTTAAGCCGACTCTACTTGTGAACAATACAAATGAAAATGTATTAAATGCGCTGCTTGAAGAGCTCGATCACTGCCAGTCGTTTCTTTTCTCCGTTGCTTTTTTAACGGAAAGTGGTTTGGCTACATTGAAATCGCATTTTCTAGACTTAGAACGAAAAGGGATCAAAGGACGTATTTTGACATCAACATTTCTTAACTTCAATCAGCCTAAAGTGTTTAAAGAGCTGTTGAAAATCACAAATGTCGAAGTGCGACTAGCCAATAAAAAAGGGTTTCACTCCAAAGGGTATATCTTTAATCATGAAACGCATCATTCTTTAATTGTAGGCAGCTCCAATCTAACGGCCAATGCATTAAAGGTGAATTACGAGTGGAACGTCAAATTAACTTCCTTAGAAAATGGAGAAATCGTTAACCATTTTAACGATCAATTTGAAGAAGTGTGGGATACTGCTATTCCTTTAACAGAAGAATGGATTGAACATTATGCGTCTTCCTACGTCCCACCTGCAAATAATCGCGAAGTTAGTTTGGTTACCGATTTTCCGGGTGTATATGAAACAAATGCTATTGAAGAAGCTTTGAAAATTAAGCCAAATAAAATGCAGCAAGCAGCCCTTCAAAAAATTCAATTAGTGCGAGAAGCAGGTCATGATAAAGGCTTGGTCATTTCAGCAACAGGGACCGGAAAAACGTACTTGTCGGCATTTGATGTTCGGAGCTTCGCACCAAAACGAATGTTGTTTATCGTTCACCGCGAACAGATACTACAAAAAGCGAAGTCTGATTTTCTTCAAATTTTAGGCGGGGCAGAAGAAGACTTTGGTATCCTATCAGGATCTTCGAGACAAACGGATGCACGTTATTTATTCGCAACCATTCAAACCATTTCAAAAGAAGAGACACTTCGACAATTCGATCCAGAAGCATTTGACTATATTTTAATCGACGAAGTACATAAAGCAGGAGCGAAATCGTACCAGAAAGTCATTGATTACTTCCAACCCCAATTTCTTATGGGCATGACCGCGACACCAGAGCGCACCGACGACTTCAATATTTACGAGTTGTTTGATTACAACATTGCTTATGAAATTCGTCTACAAGAAGCGCTTGAAGAAGACATGCTGTGTCCGTTTCATTATTTCGGTGTAACTGATATTGAGTACGAAGAAGGCGTCATCGACGAAATGACGGCTTTTTCAAAACTTGTCACCGAAGAACGCGTGGAACACATCCTCGAAAAAATTCATTACTACGGGCATTCGGGTGATGGTGTTAGAGGCTTGATGTTCTGTAGCAGAAAAGACGAAGCGGAGAAATTATCGATAGAGTTGAATAAAAGAGGGCTTCGAACAATAGCGTTAACGGGTGATCATTCGCAAGAGGAGCGAATTCGCCAAGTCGATCGTTTAGAAAACGGTTTGCTCGATTATATTTTAACCGTCGATATTTTTAATGAAGGAATTGATATTCCGAGTGTGAACCAAGTAGTGATGCTGCGGCAAACCCAATCGAGCATTATCTTTATCCAGCAGTTGGGCCGAGGACTCCGTAAGCATGGGTCCAAAGAGTTTGTGACGATTATCGATTTTATCGGAAATTACAAAAACAACTACCTCATTCCTGTCGCTTTATCCGGTGACCGTTCTCAAAACAAAGACAATATCCGGCGGCATATGAAAGACACCAGTTATATCAAAGGCGTTTCGACCGTCAACTTTGAAGAAATCGCCAAGAACCGCGTCTTTAATGCCATTAAGCGTAGTAACTTAACGGATATGAAATTACTACGTGATGCCTATAACGAACTTAAGAATCGAATTGGCGAAATTCCAAAGCTGCAAGATTTCATCATCCACAATTCGCTAGATCCACTCGTTATCGTACAGAAATACGTGAACTACTACCGCTTCCTCTTAAAGTTAAAAGAGATCGAACCGGTTCTTTCCCCTTATGAAGATCAAGTGATCACGATGCTGTCGCAAGAAATCTTAAACGGTAAACGGAAACATGAAGTGCTGTTACTCCATTTGCTGTTGAATGAAGGAAGTATTTCTAGAGAGAGCTATTTCGAAAAGTTAGAACTTCAAGGATGTACCACCAATAAAGAGACCTTTAAATCAGTGGAGCGAATTTTGAATCTATCATTTTACACTGAGGCTATGCAGAAAAAATATGGAAATAAGCCCCTTGTCTTATTCGAAGCAGAGGACGCTTTGTCTTTTAATAGGGAGATTAGAGAACACTTAAACGTTAATCCAAGGTTCAGAGAAATGCTTCAGGATATTGTGAGCAGTGCAGTCCTTCTAAGTGAACAATATTCCTGCGAAAAGCCTTTAACGTTGTATAAAAAATACACGCGAAAAGACGCATGCCGCTTATTAAATTGGTCCAATGATGAAAGCTCGACCATCTACGGCTACAAAACAAAACATGGCACATGTCCAATCTTTGTTACTTATCATAAACACGATGAAGTCGAATCGAGTGTCGCCTATACCGAAGGCTTTATCAATCCAGAGGTATTTAAATGGTCCACAAGAAGTAACCGAACTTTAGCTTCTGAAGAGGTTATTAAGATCATTAACGCTAAAGAACAAGGCATTGATCTGCATTTATTTGTGAAAAAAGACGACGATGAAGGCGGTGACTTCTATTACGTAGGGGAAGTTGTTCCGGATAAGAATATGATTGAGCAGAGTACAATGGAAGATAAGAATGGGAAAGAGATTCCTGTGGTCCATATGAATATGCTGTTGGAGAAGGGCTTGGAGAATAAGTTGTATCATTACATTACGAGCGAAGAGGATTAA
- a CDS encoding DEAD/DEAH box helicase family protein, with amino-acid sequence MTKLELVTSHLLSHLERLSQEAVEIHWITAFAMKSGVKKIIPFLQQATERGVTVKLLVGDYLFVTQAEALELLLEEVPSAEIRIWKSGGTSFHPKSYLFRGTETSHLVVGSSNLSASALTSGVEWNLIAPTTVDAEVFDEAVTQFHKYFYADQTVPLNAETLAEYRSLHKEANIKRPISPVWSEAEEIEMTVGPAFPQLLKVAETPVPYSIDISPRPAQQEALNALENAVAEDYSRAMVVLATGLGKTYLAAFLAEKFKRVLFVAHREEILAQAEQSFKHVHPERSSAFYNASEKRTDADFIFASIYTLGSQYHLDRFEKDAFDLIVVDEFHHAAAPTYERLLNHFEPKFLLGITATPDRMDNKDVYALCDGNVAISIHFLDAIERNWLAPFNYYGVYDDTDYSAIPWRGTRYDEQELLQVQLREDFAQKIFDEWNRYKQTRTIVFCSSVKQAVYMSNFFRHQGTSSIALHGESHPEERKTARTKLDSGELEIIFTVDLFNEGVDIPKVDTLLFIRPTESLSVYTQQIGRGLRIAEGKSHCVIIDFIGNYRNADLKLAVFDKEERAVGNKAIQPLVPVQCEFNLDLQVIDLLEEMRRKRAPRKEALVAAYRELKKELGSRPTYLEFHLHANADSKTVKQEFGSYFGMLAYAGELTEEEKDAWLNYKNWLLEVEKTGMVKSYKMVVLSYMLSKEENRWLEPITPEEAAPFFHRYLTEKDYRMNIDFSDAQGKKLRKYDQKKIADLVSLMPMTKWSGSAKDGIVAFEDGTFLFKLQPSDEENECLYKWTGEIAEYRLHAYFERKSASISVN; translated from the coding sequence ATGACTAAGCTGGAATTGGTGACTTCTCATTTGCTATCGCATTTAGAGCGGTTATCACAAGAAGCAGTCGAGATTCATTGGATTACGGCTTTTGCGATGAAATCTGGAGTGAAAAAGATCATCCCTTTCTTGCAGCAAGCAACCGAAAGAGGGGTGACGGTTAAACTACTAGTAGGCGATTATCTTTTTGTGACACAGGCAGAGGCTCTTGAACTGCTGCTAGAAGAAGTGCCTTCTGCAGAAATCCGGATCTGGAAAAGCGGCGGAACTTCCTTTCATCCAAAATCTTATTTGTTCAGGGGAACTGAGACTTCACATCTCGTTGTAGGTTCCTCAAATTTATCGGCATCTGCTTTAACCTCGGGTGTAGAGTGGAACTTGATTGCACCGACAACTGTTGATGCGGAAGTTTTTGATGAAGCGGTTACGCAGTTTCATAAGTATTTCTATGCCGATCAGACAGTGCCTTTGAATGCGGAGACACTGGCTGAGTATCGGTCCTTACATAAAGAAGCGAATATTAAGCGCCCGATTAGTCCGGTATGGTCGGAAGCGGAAGAAATCGAGATGACGGTAGGACCAGCTTTCCCGCAACTGCTGAAAGTGGCAGAGACTCCCGTGCCTTACAGTATAGATATTTCTCCAAGACCTGCCCAGCAGGAGGCATTGAATGCTTTGGAAAACGCAGTGGCTGAAGATTACAGTCGGGCCATGGTGGTGTTAGCGACTGGGCTGGGAAAGACATACCTGGCTGCTTTTTTAGCTGAGAAATTTAAACGGGTTTTATTTGTCGCGCACCGAGAAGAAATTCTTGCCCAGGCAGAGCAGTCATTCAAGCACGTTCATCCGGAGCGGTCGAGCGCTTTTTACAATGCTTCCGAAAAAAGGACGGATGCAGATTTTATTTTTGCATCTATCTATACATTGGGAAGCCAATACCATTTGGACCGCTTTGAAAAGGATGCTTTTGATTTGATTGTCGTGGATGAATTTCATCATGCAGCAGCTCCGACTTACGAACGCCTGCTGAATCATTTCGAACCGAAGTTTTTGCTGGGGATTACAGCCACACCCGACAGGATGGATAACAAGGATGTATATGCCTTATGCGATGGGAACGTTGCGATTTCGATTCATTTTCTTGATGCAATTGAACGCAATTGGCTGGCTCCGTTCAATTATTACGGGGTTTATGACGATACGGATTATTCGGCGATTCCTTGGCGGGGAACCCGGTACGATGAACAGGAATTGCTTCAAGTCCAGCTCCGTGAAGATTTTGCGCAGAAAATATTTGATGAATGGAACCGGTATAAGCAGACCAGAACAATTGTCTTTTGTTCTTCAGTGAAACAAGCCGTTTATATGAGTAACTTTTTTCGGCATCAGGGAACTAGCTCGATTGCGCTTCACGGTGAGTCTCATCCGGAAGAGCGCAAAACGGCCCGCACTAAATTGGATTCCGGAGAACTTGAAATTATTTTCACGGTGGATCTATTCAATGAAGGCGTCGATATTCCAAAAGTGGATACACTTCTTTTCATCCGGCCGACCGAATCCCTGTCGGTTTATACGCAGCAAATCGGCCGGGGCTTGCGGATAGCAGAAGGAAAATCGCATTGTGTCATCATCGATTTCATCGGAAATTACCGCAATGCTGATTTGAAACTGGCGGTCTTTGATAAAGAAGAAAGGGCAGTGGGGAATAAAGCCATTCAACCGCTTGTGCCGGTTCAGTGTGAATTCAACCTGGATCTGCAAGTGATCGATCTGCTGGAGGAAATGCGAAGAAAAAGAGCGCCTCGAAAAGAAGCACTTGTTGCGGCTTACCGGGAATTGAAAAAAGAACTAGGAAGCCGTCCGACGTATCTGGAATTTCATTTGCATGCCAATGCCGATTCAAAAACCGTAAAACAGGAATTCGGCAGCTATTTTGGAATGCTGGCCTATGCAGGTGAACTGACAGAAGAAGAAAAAGACGCATGGCTGAACTACAAGAACTGGCTTTTGGAAGTTGAAAAGACCGGCATGGTCAAAAGCTATAAGATGGTCGTGCTGAGTTATATGCTTTCAAAAGAGGAAAACAGATGGTTGGAGCCAATAACTCCGGAAGAAGCAGCTCCGTTTTTTCACCGGTACTTAACTGAAAAGGACTATCGCATGAATATTGACTTTAGCGACGCTCAAGGGAAAAAGCTTCGGAAGTATGATCAGAAGAAGATAGCGGATTTGGTATCGCTAATGCCCATGACTAAATGGAGTGGGAGTGCAAAAGACGGCATTGTGGCTTTTGAGGATGGGACATTCCTTTTCAAATTGCAGCCTTCCGATGAAGAAAACGAGTGCTTGTACAAATGGACTGGCGAGATAGCTGAATATCGGCTGCATGCTTATTTTGAAAGAAAATCGGCCTCTATATCAGTAAATTAG
- a CDS encoding nucleoside hydrolase produces MKEKIYFNHDGGVDDLVSLFLLLKMDTVELTGVSVIPADCYLEPAMFASRKIIDRFGQGGLDVAESNSRPKNPFPKDWRMHAFYVDALPILNESGKVETPVAEKLAHLHLAETVLATEGKTTLLFTGPLTDLARALDAAPEIEEKIERLVWMGGTFREAGNVHEPEHDGTAEWNVFWDPEAAARVWDSSIKIELVALESTNQVPLTLDVRERWAKERQHLGLDFLGQCYAMVPPLVHFSTNSTYYLWDVLTTAFVGKPDLVKVQTINSIVHTDGPSQGRTVETAEGRPVDVVYDVDRDAFFDYMTELAKKA; encoded by the coding sequence ATGAAAGAGAAAATTTACTTTAACCATGATGGCGGAGTCGATGACCTGGTTTCGTTATTTTTATTATTAAAAATGGATACGGTGGAGCTGACGGGCGTTTCCGTCATTCCGGCAGACTGTTATTTGGAACCGGCGATGTTCGCAAGCCGGAAAATTATCGACCGCTTTGGACAGGGCGGCCTGGATGTAGCGGAGTCAAATTCACGCCCTAAAAATCCATTCCCGAAAGATTGGCGCATGCATGCGTTTTACGTGGACGCACTGCCGATTTTAAATGAATCCGGAAAAGTGGAAACACCCGTGGCGGAAAAACTGGCGCATCTCCATTTGGCCGAAACGGTTTTAGCGACGGAAGGAAAAACGACCTTGTTGTTTACGGGACCTCTTACGGATCTTGCCCGTGCACTGGACGCAGCACCTGAAATCGAAGAGAAGATTGAACGGCTTGTCTGGATGGGCGGCACGTTCCGTGAAGCGGGGAACGTACACGAACCGGAACATGACGGAACTGCGGAATGGAACGTATTCTGGGATCCGGAAGCGGCAGCCCGTGTTTGGGACAGCAGCATAAAAATCGAGTTGGTGGCGCTTGAAAGCACCAACCAGGTTCCGCTGACATTGGACGTGCGTGAGCGCTGGGCGAAAGAACGCCAACACCTTGGATTGGATTTTCTGGGGCAGTGCTATGCCATGGTGCCGCCGCTTGTCCACTTCTCGACGAACTCGACCTATTATTTGTGGGATGTGCTGACCACTGCGTTTGTCGGCAAGCCGGATCTGGTGAAAGTGCAGACCATCAACAGCATCGTCCACACAGATGGGCCAAGCCAGGGCCGTACAGTGGAAACCGCTGAAGGACGGCCGGTCGATGTCGTTTACGACGTGGACCGCGATGCGTTTTTTGATTACATGACCGAACTGGCCAAAAAAGCTTAA